A region from the Vanacampus margaritifer isolate UIUO_Vmar chromosome 5, RoL_Vmar_1.0, whole genome shotgun sequence genome encodes:
- the polr2i gene encoding DNA-directed RNA polymerase II subunit RPB9 → MDLETGTYEPGFVGIRFCQECNNMLYPKEDKENRILLYACRNCDYQQEADNSCIYVNKITHEVDELTQIIADVSQDPTLPRTEDHPCPKCGHKEAVFFQSHSMKAEDAMRLYYVCTAPHCGHRWTE, encoded by the exons ATGGACTTGGAAACCGGGACGTACGAGCCGGGCTTTGTGGGCATCCGATTTTGTCAAGAGTG taacaATATGCTGTATCCAAAAGAAGATAAGGAGAATCGGATCTTACTCTACGCG TGCAGAAATTGTGACTACCAGCAGGAGGCAGACAACAGCTGTATTTATGTCAACAAGATAACCCACGAAGTTGA TGAATTGACCCAAATCATTGCTGATGTATCTCAAGATCCAACGTTACCAAGAACAGAAGACCATCCCTGCCCTAA ATGTGGTCACAAGGAGGCAGTGTTCTTCCAGTCACACAGCATGAAAGCTGAG GATGCAATGAGACTTTACTACGTCTGCACTGCCCCTCACTGTGGACATAGATGGACAGAATAA